Part of the Mangifera indica cultivar Alphonso chromosome 4, CATAS_Mindica_2.1, whole genome shotgun sequence genome, CGTTGCAGCAGCCATGCCGATGCTCCTTGGTATCGGGCCGGTGAATTTGTTGTTAGCTAAGGTGAGATAACGTGCCGTTGTAGAGCCGAGAGTGTTCGGGAGAGTTTGACCGAAATTATTGTTATTCAGGAAgagtatttctagttttaacAAGAAAAGTTGAGAAGGGAGAGGCCCTGAAAAGAAGTTATATCGAATATCTAAAAACGATAGGCCATTCATCTGAAGAATTTCTTGAGGAAAAGGGCCGGAAAATTTATTGTTACTCACATCTAGCTCGTATAGAAATGGAATTTCTGCGAGTTTTGCTGGTAAAGAGCCAGAAAATTTATTGGAATTGGCATGAAAGAGAGCAAGATCCGGCAGCTGATCGAGGAAGCCGTCGAGTGTGGGGGCTTCGAGGCCGAAGCCGTTGAGGTCGACGGATGCAAGGGCGGTGGCAGATTCATTGTCAGGCGGATGATCACAGTAGAAGCCTGTGTAATTGCACACATCTGATCCAGCCCAAGTGCCGGTGATCCCTAAGGGATCAGATGTGATTGTGTCCTTGAAGGCTTGAATAATAGGGTAAACAAGGCCGAGTCTAATGTCTAAGAAGGATAAGAGATCTGGTATTAATGGCAACGGGGGCAAAAGTTGAGAATATACacagagaaagaaaggaaggagGAAGATGAGAGTTTTAGTCATATCCATCTGAAGATGAATGAATTAGACGGGAAGAGACAACAACAGGGTGAGTATTACAAGATTCTGATCTTTGCATTTAATAGTAGTTATAATTAGTCTGGTTGTTGAAGTCTCTCACTCACGAAAatggcatatatatatatacaacacacacacacacattatgGAAAATGGTGGTCGGTCAAAGGCAAGGATGCGAAATTCTAcatgttttaattaaataaaatatattaatccaGAGAAAGTTGTTGCTTTGTACATATGAGTCGCATTGAAGATCAATTTACAATTTGTCCCACTTTCACCTTTTGTCATTAAGTTAGCCATTTGGGTCGTAAACTTGAGTTACGACCCAAGTTTACTAAATCTCCTGATTATTTATgtacattaaaattattttctgcgTGGTGTTACATAAAATTTTGAGGCCTTCAACTGCTGAATTCGGGTGTTTTGCTTCAAAGTAAAGACAATGCCAACCCCACTACAgccctacttttttttttcacttacgTGTAATTTACTTTTGGTAGAATGAATTTGtacattttattcaaatcaaatcatgagTTCGCAAACTCAACAAACCAAGCATCATTAGGCTAGGGTTCAACTTGTTTGCAATCCTAgactttcataaaatctaacaccACCATTATTGAAGGTCATTTCTTGGACAtaaataaactgaaaaaaaaaaaattgtccccCTTAATGTTTTATTGGTTCCAGTTGTCCACAAATATTGCTTGCGAAAAGAATTGTAGATTGTCAAATTAATAATGTTCTCGCTGTCCAAAGTTGAAGCATCTGTTCACATAGCTTTCCCCAAGCAATTTGGAAATCATTACGCCGAAGAGTAGTGGGAAGAGAATAACATCTTTAGAAACTCTAGTTTTAATTTGCTGGCGTAGTGCCTTACATATGAAAGTATAAGAAGAATATTAAGAACTTAATATGAAAGCACTCTTCGATGTCCACTGCTACATTATTTGTTTAGAGACCAAAACTCTGCAGCAGCGATGCAAACTATCtttctttacaattttttctaaaCAGTCAAGTATAAGTATTTATATAGGAAATTGGTAGATTCATGAACCTGGAAGATTTGTAGACGAAATCATTTCATTATGTTATGTGGGTAGAGTCATCCCCTTGTAACTGTATCTCCACGAATACCAGTTTCCAAGTGGTAGGTACTTGATATGCGCCTAACATCTAAGTGGTCTAGTATTTTATCACAAATGTGTAGACAATTTATGTGAAATACGTATAAATAACTCATATAGTCGTATAATGTGCGTTCGTACATATCCTTTCGGGGGTATTTGgtttgaagaatattttattactaaattgaagaattatcttgaagataaattatcttgaggattactaggtataaattattactatatttgataaaatttgataagttggataaatataaataattattatatttagttagagataataaaagaatactagtatattattttacctaaatacgcttgggtataattattctaaaatatttttttatgttatttgttatattaattaaaaatgaaagtatttttaccataaaaaaattaataaataaggatatagttataataaaataaagattattttaataatcttttaatatttaaggtagagttagtaatcagattacctcttATAATACCTATTACATcactattaataaaaaaacattatcaaaatattttattatttataaataaaataatataatataaataataaaaaataagttatcaagataatttttaatacccTAACCAGACCGCCCCTTCAAGTGGTAGCGCAAGTCAAGTGTTAGTTGAGGCTTTGATAGCCTAACTTGTCTACGTGTCCAgtaaaacagaagaaaataaattcttCAGCATTGGTCGTTAGTTAAGTTCTTACTGGCCGGTCTCTATCATTTAgttagaaaaaaacttttatcGTAGTGTACAAATTGTTTACTTCACTTCTTACTAGTCAGATTTATCACTTTCACGGCTAGAAAACAAAGTTGGCATAGAAATTGTGCCTGTTTTTGGTTTAACCTTCCTCCTCTTCCGTCTATGCATGCTTAATCTAGAAGACTTTTTCTCCCCATCTTCATTTATATGTCATTTGTCAAGGCTCATCAATTCATCTTTTCTGGAAACCAATAAGTACCCACCGTTCTGTTTTTACACATTCTTTTCGGTTACCCCTGAGTAGACAaactttttctttacttttgtATCAAAAGCAAcattaatttaacataattattttgcattttaatttGTGTATTCCACGTCCACTTATTTTACTCAACATATATATTGGTATTCcacattaatttgttttagtCAACACATGTAAGCAGTAAGATTTTATCTTGCAACACTAGGACTTATCTCCTCAATGGAGTTGGTAAAATCAGTCTTTGTTATCACTTGTTAAATACTATTGAAATTGCGATTCAATACCACTTTGTTCACACTTATATATTAAtacttaacttttttttttttgataatgggATCTTGTCCATATTGGTTAGATGGATAAACTCAGGGTACAATGACTGTATTCATAACAATTGATTAGGtaaatcaagattttataaatgtgaTAAAGACACTAacacaaaatttctttttaaaaattataatattgtatcaattttatttaacttacCTCCTAACTAATATAGGACAATACATACACTAATTCTGGTAGTGGATGTCTACTTATAGATcttaatagattttttattttgcccACGTTACATATATGATGAATTGTAAACTTAAGAAGAGAGAGTTGTTAAAGTTCACCTCATCTGTTTTTATGTCTTACAAGCAAGTAAATGATAAAGAGAGATTAATGGTAAATTCTTGTAAAGAGAATGAAAACTGTACCCTAATAGTAGGTTCTCCAAATGAATTGACTAAGGATCAACTCTCTGATTTCCAGGTAATGCTTTTGTTTGCTCCTTTTAGAAGGGGAGCTACTGAATATGGAAAACCTGGAAAAAAATGACCAATCAAAGCTGCCGTCAATAATTAGAAAGCAGGCTAAGAGATATCAAGCTCTTGCTGGGAAGATAGATTATCTTTGTAGAAGATCATGGAAGTCTTAATACAACCCAATCCTTACGTCAAAACCTATTCCGATCCAGACTCCCAGACCCCCAACTCCCAAATGTAACCTAAAGGGATATTGTAACATCTTTGATTCAATACTAGGTTCATTGTCAAGATACTATTTACTTTGAACACAcagtttatcataattttacttctaggtttataatttaaaactcattttaacaatttaaagaaCTTACAGaatatttaaccaatcaaatattttcatccTTAAGCAATATGAAATGCATGGACAAAATACAaacaaaccaaacatatctcttGTGCTTGGAGGATTTGtttaagggtatcacatacaccccccttaCAGGACTCCATGTCTTCACTAAGATTTGTCTCACCatcattcaaaaaaatatatgaaccCAGTTTGATATCATTTGCTATATATTTGATCCAATAGTCAAGTCCACTATCAAGTTATTGTCTACTTTGGACATATAACctatcatgattttgtttttgtgctttaaaatctaaaaacaaaaccTTAATGAGTATGCATCTAAAGTGCACAACATTTTGACAAGAAGTTAAACTATTGAACTATAAATGTTACTGATATTACATCCTccaattatttaacatatataataagattaaaaagataaaaaaaaaataaatgaaaatatctttACTTCTAATTACTGATATATATctgc contains:
- the LOC123213570 gene encoding uncharacterized protein At4g06744-like — encoded protein: MDMTKTLIFLLPFFLCVYSQLLPPLPLIPDLLSFLDIRLGLVYPIIQAFKDTITSDPLGITGTWAGSDVCNYTGFYCDHPPDNESATALASVDLNGFGLEAPTLDGFLDQLPDLALFHANSNKFSGSLPAKLAEIPFLYELDVSNNKFSGPFPQEILQMNGLSFLDIRYNFFSGPLPSQLFLLKLEILFLNNNNFGQTLPNTLGSTTARYLTLANNKFTGPIPRSIGMAAATLQEVLFLNNLLTGCLPYELGFLKEATVIDASNNLLTGPLPCSLGCLGKIEQLNFAGNLLYGQIPEVLCTVGSLVNLSLSNNYFTKVGALCKRLVNSGVLDVTRNCIPNLPNQRSAAECASFFSRPRNCPRPSTFNIIPCKAKPPLMGNPQTRTKKNSVAYGALERQSVP